Proteins encoded together in one Triticum dicoccoides isolate Atlit2015 ecotype Zavitan chromosome 7B, WEW_v2.0, whole genome shotgun sequence window:
- the LOC119341225 gene encoding uncharacterized protein LOC119341225 isoform X2, with the protein MIAIAVRLLLFLAPLLICGRCCVEAAPAPLLLASSRPPLLPVEHGLLLAIGPPPVNPEDDMHGSLGSTSSSPHGPPPRYTGLLLAGVTPLAGAAPAKPIGHQVGRKEEDPEKILVIR; encoded by the exons ATGATTGCCATCGCTGTGAGATTGCTGTTGTTCTTGGCGCCGCTTCTCATCTGTGGTCGCTGCTGTGTGGAGGCTGCTCCCGCTCCCCTGCTCCTTGCGTCGTCgcggccgccgctgctgccggtGGAGCACGGGCTGCTGCTGGCCATCGGCCCACCCCCG GTAAATCCTGAGGACGACATGCATGGGAGTCTTGGGAGTACATCCTCCTCGCCGCACGGGCCTCCTCCTCGCTACACGGGCCTCCTCCTTGCCGGAGTGACGCCTCTCGCTGGAGCAGCGCCGGCCAAGCCCATCGGCCACCAG gttggaagaaaagaagaagatccagagaagatcttagtaataagatag
- the LOC119341225 gene encoding uncharacterized protein LOC119341225 isoform X1 — translation MIAIAVRLLLFLAPLLICGRCCVEAAPAPLLLASSRPPLLPVEHGLLLAIGPPPVNPEDDMHGSLGSTSSSPHGPPPRYTGLLLAGVTPLAGAAPAKPIGHQCFCYAGWKKRRRSREDLSNKIVLTL, via the exons ATGATTGCCATCGCTGTGAGATTGCTGTTGTTCTTGGCGCCGCTTCTCATCTGTGGTCGCTGCTGTGTGGAGGCTGCTCCCGCTCCCCTGCTCCTTGCGTCGTCgcggccgccgctgctgccggtGGAGCACGGGCTGCTGCTGGCCATCGGCCCACCCCCG GTAAATCCTGAGGACGACATGCATGGGAGTCTTGGGAGTACATCCTCCTCGCCGCACGGGCCTCCTCCTCGCTACACGGGCCTCCTCCTTGCCGGAGTGACGCCTCTCGCTGGAGCAGCGCCGGCCAAGCCCATCGGCCACCAG TGTTTTTGTTATGCaggttggaagaaaagaagaagatccagagaagatcttagtaataagatagttttgactttgtga